A genomic segment from Psychrobacter sp. P2G3 encodes:
- the repM gene encoding replication initiation protein RepM, which translates to MKLVVKDNSLINASYSLGLVEQRIMLLAIVEARETGQGIDTDTFLEVHAQHYADRFDIDVNNAYSMLSEATQTLFNRQVTYTVHDEKRNKPEKRVVRWVSGISYVEGAGVVKLRFAPEVVPLITRLEKNFTSYELEQVKSLNTYATRLYEILVSWRSVGKVTITLEELRNNLGLIDEYSRLEAFKRRVLDLAITQINQHTDITAEYEQHKQGRVITGFTFKFKVKKDKVKITAKIETDKSDMFTVEGLNDKQLGRITRNKQFIADYNHLVSSTSPAGQDPKAWEFEMINRLKKDASQFKKRPIREYLDY; encoded by the coding sequence ATGAAGTTAGTTGTTAAAGATAACTCATTGATTAACGCTAGTTACTCGCTTGGCTTAGTTGAGCAAAGAATAATGTTGCTTGCAATCGTTGAAGCTAGAGAAACGGGGCAAGGTATTGATACAGACACGTTTTTAGAAGTCCATGCTCAGCATTACGCAGATCGTTTCGATATTGATGTAAACAATGCTTATTCCATGCTTTCAGAAGCTACACAAACCCTTTTTAATAGACAGGTAACTTACACTGTACATGATGAAAAACGTAATAAACCTGAAAAAAGGGTAGTGCGTTGGGTAAGTGGTATTTCTTATGTCGAAGGGGCAGGAGTAGTGAAATTACGCTTTGCTCCTGAAGTAGTGCCTCTCATTACTCGTTTGGAAAAGAATTTCACCAGCTATGAGCTTGAGCAGGTGAAAAGTCTAAATACCTATGCAACAAGGCTATATGAGATTTTAGTAAGCTGGAGAAGTGTTGGGAAAGTTACGATAACCCTTGAAGAGTTACGCAATAACTTAGGCTTAATTGATGAATATTCTAGGTTAGAGGCTTTCAAAAGACGGGTTTTAGATTTGGCAATCACTCAAATCAATCAACACACTGATATTACTGCTGAATATGAACAGCACAAGCAAGGACGTGTCATTACAGGCTTTACATTTAAGTTCAAAGTAAAGAAAGATAAAGTAAAAATTACTGCGAAAATTGAGACTGATAAAAGCGATATGTTTACCGTCGAAGGATTGAACGATAAGCAGCTGGGGCGTATCACACGTAACAAGCAGTTCATTGCTGATTATAACCACTTGGTTAGCTCTACTAGTCCAGCAGGACAAGACCCTAAGGCGTGGGAGTTTGAAATGATTAATCGTCTCAAAAAAGATGCTTCACAGTTTAAGAAGCGTCCTATCAGAGAGTATCTTGATTACTAG